The following coding sequences are from one Megamonas funiformis window:
- a CDS encoding ABC transporter ATP-binding protein produces the protein MITFEEVDKAYKEKLVLHKINLTINDGEFVVLIGSSGCGKTTLLKTINKLETVDRGLIKIDNVSIRQQNTLELRRRIGYVVQDAGLFPHMTIYDNIATVLRINNYDSNNIENRIDELLEMVDLDPNSYKYLYPCQLSGGQKQRVGVARAFATNPDIILMDEPFSALDPVTRSDLQDAVVKLQKQFKKTIVFVTHDMDEAIKLADKICIIQKGWIVQYDTPENILKNPANEYVQNFVGKNRLWSNPEFIKASDIMLKNPCKISVDRTIIQALQVMNHARVDSVLVTEDNKFLGIVWLADLQNFDSYSGSLKNFISDDYHAVYENTSLKEITNTVDYNHFGIVPVLDLKNELVGYLTKSRLLSVLSRQYQDSVRQKDGILA, from the coding sequence GTGATTACATTTGAAGAAGTAGACAAGGCTTATAAAGAAAAACTTGTACTACACAAAATTAATCTCACAATCAATGATGGTGAATTTGTGGTGTTAATAGGTTCATCTGGTTGTGGAAAAACAACTTTATTGAAAACTATAAATAAATTGGAGACTGTGGATAGAGGCTTAATAAAGATAGATAATGTTTCAATACGTCAGCAAAATACTTTAGAGCTTCGTAGACGTATTGGGTATGTTGTTCAAGATGCAGGATTATTTCCACATATGACGATTTATGATAATATTGCAACTGTGTTAAGAATAAATAATTATGATAGCAATAATATAGAAAATCGCATTGATGAATTATTAGAAATGGTGGATTTAGACCCAAATAGTTATAAATATTTATATCCGTGTCAATTGTCTGGAGGTCAAAAGCAGCGTGTAGGCGTAGCTAGAGCTTTTGCTACTAATCCAGATATTATTTTAATGGACGAGCCATTTAGTGCTTTAGACCCTGTAACACGTAGTGATTTACAAGATGCAGTAGTAAAATTACAAAAGCAATTCAAGAAGACTATTGTCTTTGTAACTCATGATATGGACGAAGCTATAAAATTAGCTGATAAAATATGTATTATTCAAAAAGGTTGGATTGTACAATATGATACTCCAGAAAATATTTTGAAAAATCCTGCCAATGAATATGTACAAAATTTTGTGGGCAAAAATAGATTGTGGTCTAATCCAGAATTTATCAAAGCTAGTGATATTATGTTGAAAAATCCATGCAAAATTTCTGTAGATAGAACGATTATTCAAGCGTTGCAAGTAATGAATCATGCTCGTGTTGATAGTGTACTAGTTACGGAAGATAATAAATTTTTGGGAATTGTATGGCTAGCTGATTTACAGAATTTTGATTCATATAGTGGTTCATTAAAGAATTTTATATCAGATGATTATCATGCAGTATATGAAAATACTTCGTTGAAAGAAATTACTAATACAGTAGATTATAATCATTTCGGCATTGTTCCAGTATTGGATTTAAAAAATGAATTAGTAGGCTATTTAACAAAAAGTAGGCTATTATCAGTGCTTAGTCGTCAATATCAAGATAGTGTAAGACAAAAGGACGGAATTTTAGCATGA